The following coding sequences are from one Paenibacillus tundrae window:
- a CDS encoding ROK family glucokinase, with product MSEKIYVGVDLGGTAIKVGICDDQGQLKHTYEGPTEVDKGVDTVIANIEKYVRHIVAESPYSWEQLEGVGAGVAGFTNVREGIIVLAPNIGFRNVPIRSILEERLGKPVKIDNDANVAALGEAWAGAGKGVDNCVCYTLGTGVGGGLILNGRIYQGFSGMAGELGHINVVPDLEAIKCGCGKMGCLETVSSATGIIRMAKDAVERGDHTSLALVDRIAAKEVFDAAKAGDEVALRIVNRAAFYLGKSMATVAAVINPEVFIIGGGVSKAGDFLFDEIRTVFAQLTPEPLQGGVKILEATLGNDAGIVGAAGLLLRS from the coding sequence ATGTCTGAGAAAATCTACGTTGGGGTCGATCTCGGCGGAACAGCAATTAAGGTCGGTATATGCGATGATCAAGGTCAACTTAAGCATACGTATGAAGGACCGACAGAAGTGGATAAGGGCGTAGATACGGTTATCGCCAACATCGAGAAGTATGTCCGTCATATCGTTGCCGAGTCGCCGTATAGCTGGGAACAGCTTGAAGGTGTCGGTGCTGGAGTTGCCGGGTTCACGAATGTACGTGAGGGAATTATCGTCCTTGCCCCTAACATTGGATTTCGGAATGTACCTATTCGTTCGATTCTGGAAGAACGTCTAGGTAAGCCAGTCAAAATAGATAATGATGCCAATGTTGCGGCGCTTGGCGAAGCTTGGGCGGGTGCCGGCAAAGGTGTAGATAACTGTGTATGTTACACGCTGGGTACAGGCGTTGGCGGCGGCTTGATCTTGAACGGCAGAATATATCAAGGATTCTCCGGTATGGCGGGTGAACTGGGACATATTAATGTTGTACCTGATCTGGAAGCCATTAAATGCGGTTGTGGCAAAATGGGATGTTTAGAGACGGTATCGTCTGCAACGGGTATTATCCGTATGGCGAAGGATGCTGTCGAGCGTGGGGATCATACTTCGCTTGCTCTTGTTGATCGGATCGCTGCGAAGGAAGTATTCGATGCTGCTAAAGCGGGTGATGAAGTAGCGCTGCGGATCGTTAATCGTGCTGCATTCTACCTGGGTAAATCGATGGCTACAGTAGCGGCTGTTATTAATCCGGAAGTGTTCATTATTGGGGGCGGCGTATCCAAAGCAGGTGATTTCCTGTTTGACGAGATTCGTACAGTATTTGCTCAATTAACCCCAGAACCGCTGCAGGGCGGCGTTAAAATTCTGGAAGCTACACTTGGCAATGACGCAGGTATTGTTGGTGCGGCAGGTCTTCTCTTGCGTTCCTAG
- the whiA gene encoding DNA-binding protein WhiA, with product MSFAAQTKKELTMIESEPCCEKAELSALIRMLGAVQLSNKKVILDISTENAAIARRAYSLLKKHFQVHTELLVRKKMRLKKNNVYIVRIPTMVQEILKELYIVSEGFLFTPGINQELLRKNCCKRAYLRGAFMAGGSVNNPEGSSYHLEIASMYEEHCQALVDLANEFHLNARCIERKKGFILYIKEGEKIIELLSIIGAHQALFKFEDVRIMRDMRNSVNRIVNCETANLNKTIGAAVRQIDNIKLLQKEVGLESLPEKLREVAEVRLAHPDINLKEVGELLKGTVSKSGVNHRLRKIDELAEKVRNERMG from the coding sequence ATGTCGTTTGCAGCACAGACCAAAAAAGAATTAACGATGATTGAGAGTGAACCGTGCTGCGAAAAGGCGGAACTTTCAGCCCTCATCCGTATGCTTGGTGCGGTGCAGTTATCGAATAAAAAAGTGATCTTAGATATTTCGACGGAGAATGCCGCTATTGCTAGACGGGCATACTCTCTGCTTAAAAAGCATTTTCAAGTGCATACGGAATTGCTTGTCCGCAAAAAAATGCGGCTGAAAAAGAACAATGTGTATATTGTTCGTATTCCGACCATGGTACAAGAGATTTTAAAGGAATTGTACATCGTATCCGAGGGCTTTCTGTTCACACCAGGAATTAATCAGGAGCTGCTTCGGAAAAACTGTTGTAAACGAGCTTATCTTCGCGGTGCCTTCATGGCTGGTGGCTCGGTGAATAACCCTGAGGGTTCCTCCTACCATCTGGAGATTGCATCTATGTATGAGGAGCATTGCCAAGCCTTGGTTGATCTAGCGAATGAATTTCATCTTAATGCCCGGTGTATAGAACGCAAAAAAGGATTCATCCTATACATCAAGGAAGGCGAAAAGATTATTGAGCTGCTCAGCATCATTGGTGCACACCAAGCTTTGTTTAAGTTTGAAGATGTTCGCATTATGCGCGATATGCGGAATTCCGTGAATCGGATCGTCAACTGTGAGACGGCGAACCTGAACAAAACCATTGGAGCTGCTGTAAGACAGATCGATAACATCAAGCTTTTGCAAAAGGAAGTTGGCCTAGAGTCCTTACCTGAGAAGCTGCGTGAAGTGGCTGAAGTCCGACTTGCCCATCCTGATATTAACTTGAAGGAAGTTGGCGAGTTGTTGAAGGGGACGGTCAGCAAATCTGGGGTAAACCATCGTTTGCGTAAAATTGATGAGCTAGCCGAGAAGGTTCGTAATGAACGGATGGGATAG
- the rapZ gene encoding RNase adapter RapZ, which yields MLEGEVSPNTGATLIIITGMSGAGKTIAVQSLEDLGFFCVDNLPPVLIPKFAELIEQSNGKIGKVALVIDLRGREFFTALSESLNYIKDHFTIHCEILFLDATDSVLVQRYKESRRRHPLAPEGMPLDGIRLERKMLEELKNSATQVLNTSTMKPAQLKERIISRFSHLESHMLSVNITSFGFKYGIPIDADLVFDVRFLPNPHYIDHLRPNTGQNSDVYEYVMKWPETQSFLTKLLDMLHFLIPQYRKEGKSQVIIGIGCTGGKHRSVAISEYLGKMLGSSETEAVTVSHRDADRDRH from the coding sequence ATGCTTGAAGGTGAAGTTTCACCGAACACAGGCGCCACGCTCATTATCATTACGGGTATGTCCGGGGCGGGAAAGACCATTGCAGTTCAGAGCTTGGAGGATCTTGGCTTCTTCTGTGTAGATAATTTACCACCGGTGCTGATTCCAAAATTCGCAGAATTGATTGAGCAATCCAATGGTAAGATTGGCAAGGTCGCTCTCGTTATTGACTTGAGAGGGCGTGAATTTTTCACAGCGTTGTCCGAGTCGTTGAACTACATTAAAGATCATTTTACCATCCATTGTGAAATTTTATTCCTGGATGCTACAGATTCCGTCCTTGTGCAGAGGTATAAAGAAAGCAGACGTAGACATCCTTTAGCTCCGGAAGGCATGCCGCTGGACGGTATCCGACTTGAGCGCAAAATGCTGGAGGAGCTTAAAAACTCTGCAACCCAGGTACTCAATACCAGCACGATGAAACCGGCTCAATTGAAGGAACGGATTATATCCCGTTTTTCTCATTTAGAGAGCCATATGTTATCTGTAAATATAACGTCATTTGGATTTAAATACGGAATACCGATTGATGCTGATCTGGTATTTGATGTTCGTTTTTTACCGAACCCGCATTATATTGACCATCTGCGTCCAAATACAGGACAGAACAGCGACGTATATGAATACGTCATGAAATGGCCAGAGACACAGTCCTTTCTGACAAAGTTGCTGGATATGCTGCATTTCCTGATTCCGCAGTACCGGAAGGAAGGCAAGAGCCAGGTTATTATTGGAATCGGTTGTACCGGAGGCAAGCATCGTTCGGTAGCAATATCGGAATATTTGGGCAAAATGTTGGGAAGCAGCGAGACTGAAGCTGTTACCGTAAGCCATCGCGACGCTGACCGGGATCGTCATTGA
- a CDS encoding ABC transporter ATP-binding protein: MSSPIIQLEHINKQFKNKLAVSDLSLEIQPGSIVAILGPNGAGKTTTMKMLLGMCKPTSGNITVLGQSPNHRQVRQQIGVMLQDVSVIDGLTVREIIRMVHSYYHHSLPIHEIERLTGLSEIDLKRRAEKLSGGQKRSLNFALAMAGNPQLLFLDEPTVGMDSETRKHFWKQVRQLTQAGKTVLFTTHYLQEADEAADRIILFSEGRIIADGTPESLKSGLTKRILSFSAQHGMIPGESASPSDTQPDHNNTNSPHIHIEAQIAMLPNVDQVEYRNGRWSLYTTDTDTLIRDVIQRQLPVRDIRIETGQLDDAYAELLATMKEEQ; this comes from the coding sequence ATGAGTTCACCCATCATCCAACTTGAACATATAAACAAACAATTTAAAAACAAGCTTGCAGTAAGCGACCTATCTCTTGAAATCCAGCCTGGCTCAATTGTAGCAATCCTCGGCCCGAATGGAGCCGGCAAGACCACAACGATGAAGATGCTTCTAGGAATGTGTAAACCGACCTCCGGGAACATCACGGTATTAGGACAGTCTCCGAATCATCGGCAGGTACGTCAGCAGATTGGAGTTATGCTACAGGATGTAAGTGTCATTGATGGATTGACGGTGCGCGAGATCATCCGCATGGTTCACAGTTATTATCATCATTCACTTCCAATCCATGAAATCGAGCGGCTGACTGGACTTTCAGAGATTGATCTGAAGAGAAGAGCAGAGAAACTATCGGGCGGTCAGAAACGCAGCCTGAACTTTGCCCTCGCGATGGCAGGCAATCCACAGCTCTTATTTTTGGATGAACCAACGGTAGGCATGGATTCAGAGACACGTAAACATTTCTGGAAACAGGTTCGCCAATTGACGCAGGCGGGGAAAACCGTGCTTTTCACCACGCACTACCTTCAAGAAGCCGATGAAGCGGCAGATCGGATTATTCTGTTTAGCGAAGGTAGGATCATTGCGGACGGCACACCGGAGAGTCTCAAGTCGGGGCTTACCAAGCGTATTCTTTCTTTCTCCGCTCAGCATGGAATGATACCTGGCGAATCAGCTTCCCCGTCAGACACACAGCCTGATCACAACAACACAAACTCACCTCACATACATATTGAAGCTCAGATTGCGATGCTACCTAATGTTGACCAGGTGGAATATCGTAACGGACGCTGGAGTCTCTACACCACCGATACAGACACACTGATTCGTGATGTGATCCAGCGCCAGCTACCTGTACGGGATATCCGTATTGAAACGGGACAACTCGACGACGCTTATGCCGAACTGCTTGCTACGATGAAGGAGGAACAATAA
- a CDS encoding ABC transporter permease encodes MSTLLVQSRMEMLRMFRNVYFIFWSLMMPVLFYVLYTRIFTTDAVDPEQWNAHYLMSMTCFSVMGSSIMTLGIRLVQERVHGWVSYLRVTPLSDAIYFGGKMVGQTTVHLFSIIVIFTAGYLINGVSLSALQWIGSALWILAGSLPFLALGTCIGTLRKVDTASGLSNALYLSLALLGGMWMPLDIMPSWLGQIGSWLPSNSFGNGAWAIVSGNTPAFRDILILTAYLIVFMLISTYIRSKQKEA; translated from the coding sequence ATGTCTACATTACTTGTACAATCCCGGATGGAGATGCTCCGCATGTTTCGCAACGTTTACTTTATCTTCTGGTCTCTGATGATGCCTGTCTTATTCTATGTGCTATATACCCGGATCTTTACAACGGACGCGGTTGACCCAGAACAGTGGAATGCCCACTACTTAATGTCCATGACCTGTTTCAGCGTGATGGGTTCATCTATCATGACACTCGGCATACGCTTGGTTCAGGAACGTGTACATGGCTGGGTTTCGTACCTGCGGGTAACTCCGCTATCTGATGCCATCTATTTTGGTGGCAAAATGGTTGGTCAGACGACGGTGCACCTGTTCTCCATCATCGTTATTTTTACCGCTGGATATCTGATTAATGGTGTCTCTTTATCTGCCTTACAATGGATAGGAAGTGCCCTATGGATTCTAGCTGGATCGCTACCCTTTCTTGCTCTAGGCACTTGCATTGGAACCTTACGCAAGGTCGACACCGCCAGTGGTCTTAGCAATGCGCTCTATCTCTCGCTAGCTCTCCTTGGCGGCATGTGGATGCCGCTCGATATTATGCCGTCATGGCTGGGTCAGATCGGAAGCTGGCTTCCGTCGAACAGCTTTGGCAATGGCGCTTGGGCGATCGTCAGCGGTAACACGCCAGCTTTCCGTGATATACTAATTTTGACAGCGTACCTGATCGTGTTTATGTTAATATCCACTTATATCCGCAGCAAACAAAAGGAGGCTTAA
- a CDS encoding response regulator transcription factor yields the protein MIRILIAEDQRMLRGALASLLDLEDDFEVIGEAGNGEEALKLISSLEPDLTLMDIEMPVMSGLDVAERLQQQGNPCRIIILTTFARPGFLERAVQAGVQGYLLKDEPSDRLAQAIRSVIGGGREVSPELIFGASKGVNPLTEREREMLKLAATGMNANQIAASLHLSYGTVRNYLSEAFNKLEAKNRVEAIRIAQEKGWL from the coding sequence ATGATTCGTATTTTAATTGCAGAAGATCAACGCATGCTTCGGGGTGCTCTCGCCTCCCTACTGGATCTCGAAGATGATTTTGAAGTCATTGGGGAAGCCGGTAACGGGGAAGAAGCATTGAAGCTAATCTCCTCTCTAGAACCAGATCTCACTTTGATGGATATTGAAATGCCAGTTATGAGTGGACTTGACGTAGCAGAACGTTTACAACAACAAGGTAACCCCTGTCGGATCATCATCCTAACCACATTCGCTCGTCCTGGTTTTCTAGAGCGTGCGGTTCAAGCCGGCGTACAAGGTTATTTGCTGAAAGATGAGCCAAGTGACCGCTTAGCTCAGGCCATTCGTAGTGTTATTGGGGGCGGACGAGAAGTATCTCCCGAACTTATTTTTGGCGCATCCAAAGGTGTTAATCCGCTAACGGAACGAGAGAGAGAAATGTTAAAACTTGCCGCCACAGGCATGAATGCCAACCAGATCGCAGCATCACTTCATCTGTCCTACGGCACAGTTCGCAATTACCTATCGGAAGCCTTCAATAAGCTAGAGGCTAAGAATCGTGTAGAAGCTATACGTATTGCCCAAGAGAAGGGCTGGTTATAG
- a CDS encoding AI-2E family transporter, producing the protein MIKDWLQNTTVRRFLILLLFCLVLFSMGSMLHMILLLFLVTYVMNRLQHFITGQLNRLFPINYKVVVILLYLIVIAAIVLGISKYSPRIVDQVIQLTNEIIKFLDTAEGDNYASKIAGYLQSFDIKNYTNNALKYIFALSKGLEFILLVIILSLFFLLQKQEIVKFTSKFKTSKLGWFYKEVAYLGDKFVSSFGKVIEAQLLIAVFNTVLTMLGLWILGYPYLFALTILVFLLSLVPVAGVVISLVPLCLIGYQMGGLQLSIIVIVMIIIIHALETYFLNPKLMAHKTKLPMFYTFIVLILSQHFLGIWGLIIGIPIFVFLLDILDVNKMEKSNEPVRVDSKL; encoded by the coding sequence ATGATAAAAGATTGGCTACAGAACACAACGGTCAGACGTTTTCTGATCCTGCTGTTGTTCTGTTTGGTTCTATTCAGCATGGGGAGTATGCTGCACATGATTTTGCTGTTGTTCCTTGTGACGTATGTCATGAATCGACTACAGCACTTCATTACAGGACAATTAAATCGGCTGTTTCCGATTAACTACAAGGTCGTTGTCATCTTGCTATATTTGATTGTGATTGCGGCGATTGTGCTAGGAATATCTAAGTATTCGCCGAGGATTGTTGATCAGGTCATACAACTGACGAATGAAATCATTAAGTTTCTGGATACGGCTGAAGGCGATAATTATGCATCGAAGATTGCAGGTTATCTGCAGTCATTTGATATTAAGAATTATACGAATAATGCGCTGAAGTACATTTTTGCTCTGAGTAAAGGGCTGGAATTTATTTTGCTGGTTATTATTCTTAGTCTGTTCTTCTTGCTGCAAAAACAAGAAATCGTCAAATTCACATCCAAGTTTAAAACAAGTAAGCTCGGCTGGTTCTATAAAGAAGTGGCTTACCTTGGAGATAAATTCGTATCTTCCTTCGGAAAAGTCATTGAAGCTCAGCTATTGATTGCGGTGTTCAACACGGTTCTTACGATGTTGGGACTATGGATTCTTGGATATCCGTATCTGTTCGCATTAACCATTCTGGTATTCCTATTGAGCTTGGTTCCCGTTGCGGGGGTTGTCATCTCATTGGTGCCATTGTGTCTGATCGGGTATCAGATGGGCGGATTGCAGCTTAGCATTATCGTTATTGTCATGATTATTATCATTCATGCGCTGGAGACATATTTCTTGAATCCAAAGTTAATGGCGCACAAAACCAAGCTTCCAATGTTCTACACATTTATCGTATTGATTCTGTCACAGCATTTCCTCGGAATCTGGGGACTGATCATCGGAATTCCGATCTTTGTATTCCTGTTGGACATCCTTGATGTAAATAAAATGGAGAAATCAAACGAACCGGTGCGTGTAGATTCGAAGCTGTAG
- the trxB gene encoding thioredoxin-disulfide reductase translates to MSKYRTIVIGTGPAGLTAAIYLARANLNPLVIEGLQPGGQLTTTTEVENFPGFPQGIMGPELMDNMRKQAERFGAEFKNGWVEEVDFSKPPFKVKVGGIGDLEADSIIISTGASARYLGIPGEQENVGRGVSTCATCDGFFFRGKKIVVVGGGDSAMEEASFLTRFATDVTLVHRRDELRASKIMQDRARGNEKVKWALNRTPLEVVPEALGVKGLKVRNNETGQEELLEADGVFVAIGHTPNTGFLGNQVVLDDHGYVVVKPGTTETNIPGVFACGDVQDTKYRQAITAAGSGCMAAMDCEKFLEGSIVHDWSETLDK, encoded by the coding sequence ATGTCTAAATACAGAACGATTGTGATTGGAACCGGACCTGCCGGATTAACAGCAGCAATTTATTTGGCGCGTGCCAACCTTAATCCATTGGTTATCGAAGGCCTTCAACCTGGTGGACAATTGACCACCACGACAGAGGTTGAGAACTTCCCTGGATTCCCGCAAGGCATTATGGGGCCAGAATTGATGGACAACATGCGGAAGCAAGCGGAGCGTTTTGGCGCAGAATTTAAGAATGGCTGGGTGGAAGAGGTAGACTTTAGTAAGCCCCCGTTCAAAGTGAAGGTTGGCGGCATTGGTGATCTCGAAGCCGATTCAATCATAATCTCGACCGGTGCATCTGCCCGCTACCTCGGTATCCCGGGAGAGCAGGAAAATGTAGGGCGCGGGGTAAGTACATGTGCGACATGTGATGGATTCTTTTTCCGTGGCAAGAAGATTGTCGTTGTTGGTGGGGGAGACTCCGCGATGGAAGAGGCTAGCTTCTTGACCAGATTCGCAACAGACGTAACCTTAGTGCATCGCCGGGACGAATTACGTGCGTCGAAGATCATGCAAGATCGGGCACGAGGGAACGAAAAGGTAAAATGGGCATTGAACCGTACACCACTTGAGGTAGTGCCTGAAGCACTGGGCGTGAAAGGACTTAAGGTACGGAACAATGAGACAGGCCAAGAAGAGCTGTTGGAGGCGGATGGTGTGTTTGTTGCCATCGGACATACACCAAATACCGGATTCCTCGGCAATCAAGTGGTGTTGGATGATCACGGGTATGTGGTTGTTAAACCAGGTACGACGGAAACGAACATCCCAGGTGTATTTGCTTGTGGCGACGTTCAGGATACGAAGTATCGTCAAGCGATTACTGCAGCAGGGTCAGGTTGTATGGCAGCAATGGACTGTGAGAAATTTTTGGAAGGCAGCATTGTGCACGACTGGAGCGAAACATTGGATAAATAA
- a CDS encoding gluconeogenesis factor YvcK family protein produces MKEAGPRRERPRIVVMGGGTGLSVMLRGLKEKPLDITAIVTVADDGGSSGILRSELHMPPPGDIRNVLTALADVEPLLSDMLSYRFNTGAGLAGHSLGNLILAAMTDISGDFVTAVRELSRVFAVRGEVLPAAGQAVVLHAEMEDGSIVTGESKIPEAGGRIKRVFLEPDHVEPLPEAVEAIRQADAILIGPGSLYTSILPNLLVPKLAEAVVEADAVKMFICNVMTQPGETDDYTVSDHLKAIHEHIGHQLFDYVIVNNGEIPLQVQNRYAEKGAKPVVLDMNVLKSSGYQVVADTLVLFRTYLRHDADKLSHHIYQLVQNWMLRKR; encoded by the coding sequence ATGAAAGAAGCCGGACCACGAAGAGAACGTCCGAGAATTGTAGTCATGGGCGGGGGAACCGGATTATCCGTGATGCTGCGCGGTTTAAAAGAAAAGCCGCTAGACATCACGGCCATCGTCACGGTTGCTGATGACGGTGGGAGTTCAGGCATTCTGCGCAGTGAGCTGCATATGCCGCCTCCGGGCGACATCCGTAACGTACTTACGGCGCTAGCTGACGTAGAGCCACTGCTTTCGGATATGCTGAGTTATCGTTTCAACACAGGCGCGGGGCTTGCAGGCCACAGCTTGGGGAATTTAATTTTGGCGGCAATGACAGATATATCAGGCGACTTCGTAACCGCAGTGCGGGAACTTAGCCGCGTGTTTGCTGTTCGGGGTGAGGTGCTTCCCGCAGCGGGTCAGGCAGTTGTGCTACATGCTGAGATGGAGGATGGATCGATTGTTACAGGCGAGTCCAAAATCCCTGAAGCAGGTGGGCGCATTAAACGTGTTTTTCTTGAACCGGATCACGTGGAGCCGTTGCCAGAGGCTGTAGAGGCTATTCGTCAAGCGGATGCGATATTGATTGGGCCAGGTAGTCTGTATACGAGTATTCTGCCGAATCTGCTTGTACCCAAATTAGCTGAAGCTGTCGTTGAGGCTGACGCAGTTAAAATGTTTATATGCAATGTTATGACACAGCCAGGAGAAACCGATGACTATACCGTGAGTGACCATCTCAAAGCGATTCATGAGCATATAGGTCATCAGCTCTTTGACTATGTCATCGTTAATAATGGTGAAATTCCGCTGCAAGTTCAGAATAGATATGCAGAAAAAGGAGCAAAACCAGTAGTATTAGATATGAATGTGCTGAAAAGTTCTGGATATCAGGTTGTCGCAGATACGTTGGTGCTATTCCGTACCTATCTTCGTCATGATGCCGACAAGCTCAGCCATCACATCTATCAACTTGTACAAAATTGGATGTTACGGAAGAGGTGA
- a CDS encoding sensor histidine kinase: MLQKFEIFPKRYGFYPYIWMIYLAMPIYYLWVARGHELYIGLSAFLVFILTYRQLYMTAGTVIFSYWLTLQMLTVLILSTVIDPNMFFLGFFTANFIGWYTDKRMFRLFLLGLAILQTIPIAIHFSSLTASQLMFFTPFYLIMIASPYGIRSMMQQRQLEAQLDEAQQHIKELIKREERMRIARDLHDTMGHTLSLITLKSELVTKLIAKNPERAIQEAREIERTSRAALREVRQLVSDMRAISIPEAVADAIEMLKSADISLQVTQEQNSYDDVPDLTQNMASLCLIEAVTNIVKHSQATRSTLLIHRTQEGIKLRIRDNGQGIDSSKPQGNGLKGMSERLNLIDGSLQISSDSAGTELSFFFPLIASDSQGGVSS; this comes from the coding sequence ATGCTTCAAAAGTTTGAGATTTTCCCGAAGCGATATGGCTTCTATCCTTACATTTGGATGATCTACTTGGCCATGCCAATCTATTATTTATGGGTAGCCCGTGGTCATGAACTATATATTGGACTCTCTGCTTTCCTTGTGTTTATCCTGACCTATCGTCAGCTGTATATGACAGCAGGAACCGTTATATTTTCCTATTGGCTTACGCTACAGATGCTTACTGTACTGATCTTGAGTACGGTTATCGATCCGAACATGTTTTTTCTCGGGTTTTTCACAGCGAATTTTATTGGATGGTATACCGATAAACGGATGTTTCGTCTGTTCCTACTAGGGTTGGCTATTCTTCAGACCATTCCCATTGCTATTCATTTCTCATCCCTGACAGCTTCTCAGCTCATGTTCTTCACTCCCTTTTACCTCATTATGATTGCGTCTCCTTATGGCATTCGTTCCATGATGCAACAGCGGCAGCTGGAGGCACAGCTCGATGAAGCTCAGCAGCATATCAAAGAACTGATTAAGCGTGAGGAACGTATGCGCATTGCCCGAGATTTGCATGACACCATGGGACATACGTTATCTTTAATCACCCTTAAAAGTGAACTCGTGACCAAGCTAATCGCCAAAAATCCAGAACGAGCCATTCAGGAGGCACGAGAGATCGAACGAACATCCCGTGCTGCCCTGCGTGAGGTGCGTCAACTTGTCTCGGATATGCGAGCCATTAGCATTCCTGAAGCTGTCGCAGATGCGATAGAGATGTTAAAGAGTGCGGATATCTCGCTTCAAGTGACTCAGGAGCAGAACTCCTACGATGATGTGCCAGACTTAACGCAGAACATGGCGAGCCTATGCCTTATTGAAGCCGTCACGAACATTGTCAAACACAGTCAAGCAACACGAAGTACATTATTGATTCATCGCACGCAGGAAGGGATCAAGCTACGGATTAGGGATAATGGACAAGGGATAGATTCCAGCAAGCCTCAGGGTAACGGTCTAAAAGGCATGTCAGAGCGGCTGAACTTAATCGATGGTTCCCTTCAGATCTCTTCCGATTCAGCAGGAACCGAGCTATCCTTTTTCTTTCCATTAATCGCAAGCGATTCCCAAGGAGGAGTATCATCATGA
- a CDS encoding HPr family phosphocarrier protein — protein MTKHPVVVRLKTGLHARPAALFVQEANKYSSEVFVEKDDKKVNAKSIMGIMSLAISTGTEIHISAEGADAEQAVNALVSLVSKEELENQ, from the coding sequence ATGACAAAGCACCCGGTAGTTGTCCGTTTGAAAACGGGTCTCCATGCCAGACCTGCGGCACTGTTCGTTCAAGAGGCGAATAAGTACTCATCTGAAGTGTTCGTCGAGAAGGACGACAAGAAAGTAAATGCAAAAAGTATCATGGGGATCATGAGTCTTGCAATCAGTACAGGTACGGAAATCCATATTAGTGCTGAAGGCGCGGACGCCGAACAGGCTGTAAACGCTTTAGTTAGTCTGGTTAGCAAAGAAGAGCTTGAAAACCAATAA
- a CDS encoding SIMPL domain-containing protein: MGKQWMRPLGAVLVASTLLVGGTAWVTPGNYAYAAEVQGVQQNVINVVGKGEIQVKPDIAYLSIGVNSTAETAASAQKANAAKIQKVTNLLKNTWKISENDIQTSQFYVQPNYTYSEKDGQQVKGYTAHHTLTVTYREMDKIGELLDAASQAGANNIENVRFTVENPENYESQVIEKAVANADVKAGAIAKAVKRQLGAVLSVSQPDANVPVFYASESLMSKATDTAAGTEIETGQVKVSTTLNITYEMK, translated from the coding sequence ATGGGTAAACAATGGATGAGACCGCTTGGTGCGGTACTGGTGGCAAGTACATTATTGGTTGGAGGAACAGCTTGGGTTACTCCAGGGAATTATGCATATGCTGCTGAGGTTCAAGGCGTACAGCAGAATGTAATCAATGTTGTTGGTAAAGGTGAAATTCAAGTGAAACCGGACATCGCTTATCTATCCATCGGGGTAAATAGTACAGCGGAAACAGCAGCATCAGCTCAAAAAGCAAACGCAGCCAAAATCCAAAAAGTAACTAATTTGCTGAAGAACACGTGGAAAATTAGTGAAAATGACATTCAAACAAGCCAATTCTATGTGCAACCCAACTACACATACAGTGAAAAAGATGGACAGCAAGTAAAAGGGTACACAGCTCATCACACTTTGACAGTAACCTATCGTGAGATGGATAAAATCGGTGAGTTGTTGGATGCAGCTTCCCAAGCTGGCGCGAATAACATTGAAAATGTACGGTTTACTGTAGAGAATCCAGAGAACTATGAATCTCAAGTGATTGAGAAGGCTGTAGCTAACGCGGATGTAAAAGCTGGAGCGATTGCGAAGGCGGTTAAACGTCAGTTGGGTGCAGTATTATCTGTGAGCCAGCCTGATGCTAATGTGCCTGTATTCTATGCATCGGAGAGTTTGATGTCCAAAGCTACGGATACCGCAGCGGGTACTGAAATTGAAACCGGTCAGGTTAAAGTAAGTACAACACTGAACATCACATATGAGATGAAATAA